From Cellulophaga lytica DSM 7489, a single genomic window includes:
- a CDS encoding COG2426 family protein, whose amino-acid sequence MLWSLSPFGEAKVGIPYGMYNGLNIYVVFILCFASNVLVFPVMLFFLNKINHYLLKWRVYKKGAIFVARKAKTGSGDKIKKYGFWGLIFFVMLPVPGTGVYAGTIATYLFKIERKKAFLANTIGIFFSSVIVWVVTYLAMQGMA is encoded by the coding sequence ATGTTATGGAGCTTGTCTCCGTTTGGAGAGGCCAAAGTTGGTATTCCTTATGGTATGTACAACGGGCTAAACATTTACGTTGTTTTTATTTTATGCTTTGCGTCTAACGTGCTTGTTTTTCCTGTGATGTTATTTTTTTTAAATAAAATAAATCATTATTTACTAAAATGGCGTGTATATAAAAAAGGAGCAATATTTGTTGCCAGAAAAGCAAAAACAGGATCTGGAGATAAGATTAAAAAGTACGGCTTTTGGGGATTAATATTTTTTGTTATGCTACCGGTACCTGGTACAGGTGTATACGCAGGTACAATAGCTACTTATTTATTTAAAATAGAAAGAAAAAAAGCTTTTTTAGCTAACACCATTGGCATTTTCTTTTCTTCTGTAATTGTATGGGTTGTTACCTATTTAGCCATGCAAGGTATGGCGTAG